In one Modestobacter sp. L9-4 genomic region, the following are encoded:
- a CDS encoding uracil-DNA glycosylase, giving the protein MARDADGFPVTRSAGGVRRGAAGSRDLTVLDERVSGCRACPRLVAWREEVAEVKRASFREEEYWGRPVPGLGPADARIAVVGLAPAAHGGNRTGRVFTGDRSGDWIFAALWRAGLANQPTSVHKDDGLALTDVRVCAAVRCAPPANAPTPEERDTCSPWLARELALLPRLRVVVVLGGFGWQALWPVLAEAGVPLPRPRPAFGHGVEVSLTGPNGPLTLLGSYHVSQQNTFTGKLTEPMLDAVLSRATELASSPTDEPAP; this is encoded by the coding sequence ATGGCACGCGACGCCGACGGCTTCCCGGTCACCCGCAGCGCCGGCGGGGTGCGCCGCGGCGCGGCCGGGTCCCGGGACCTGACCGTCCTCGACGAGCGGGTCTCCGGTTGCCGCGCCTGCCCCCGGCTGGTCGCCTGGCGCGAAGAGGTGGCCGAGGTCAAGCGGGCCTCGTTCCGCGAGGAGGAGTACTGGGGCCGCCCGGTGCCCGGCCTCGGGCCGGCCGACGCCCGGATCGCGGTGGTCGGCCTCGCGCCGGCCGCGCACGGTGGCAACCGCACCGGCCGGGTGTTCACCGGCGACCGCAGCGGCGACTGGATCTTCGCCGCGCTCTGGCGGGCCGGGCTGGCCAACCAGCCGACGTCGGTGCACAAGGACGACGGCCTGGCGCTCACCGACGTCCGGGTGTGCGCCGCCGTCCGGTGCGCGCCGCCGGCCAACGCCCCGACGCCGGAGGAGCGGGACACCTGCTCGCCGTGGCTGGCCCGCGAGCTCGCGCTGCTGCCGCGGCTGCGGGTGGTCGTCGTCCTCGGTGGCTTCGGCTGGCAGGCGCTGTGGCCGGTGCTGGCCGAGGCCGGTGTGCCGCTGCCCCGGCCGCGGCCGGCGTTCGGGCACGGCGTCGAGGTGTCGCTCACCGGACCGAACGGGCCGTTGACCCTGCTGGGCAGCTACCACGTGAGCCAGCAGAACACCTTCACCGGCAAGCTGACCGAGCCGATGCTGGACGCGGTGCTCAGCCGGGCCACGGAGCTGGCAAGCTCACCCACCGACGAGCCCGCTCCCTGA
- a CDS encoding Bax inhibitor-1/YccA family protein, translated as MPSSNPAFSRGFAAAGNNPAAGWGAGPQQTTGGAPTQYDPYGKPVQSPYAATDRAYMTMDDVVTKTGISFLVTVLSAAVTWALLPPDLAWGLALPSVLVAFVLGLVISFKQIANPVATLSYGILYGIALGAISEAFNDIYPGIVVQALIGTFGVFAGMLVVYKTGAIRVTPKLTRWVVGALVGALVLTLVNVLMGLFTSGDPLGLRNGGPVAIGFSLLMIGIAAFMLLLDFDAADEAIRRGAPPKYAWYIAFGLLVTVIWLYMEILRLLSYFRE; from the coding sequence ATGCCCAGCAGCAACCCGGCCTTCAGCCGGGGCTTCGCCGCGGCCGGCAACAACCCGGCCGCCGGCTGGGGCGCAGGCCCGCAGCAGACGACCGGCGGGGCGCCCACCCAGTACGACCCGTACGGCAAGCCGGTCCAGTCGCCGTACGCGGCCACCGACCGCGCCTACATGACGATGGACGACGTCGTCACCAAGACGGGCATCAGCTTCCTGGTGACCGTGCTGTCCGCGGCCGTCACCTGGGCGCTCCTGCCCCCGGACCTGGCCTGGGGCCTGGCGCTCCCGTCGGTCCTGGTCGCGTTCGTGCTCGGCCTGGTGATCTCGTTCAAGCAGATCGCCAACCCGGTCGCCACGCTGTCCTACGGGATCCTCTACGGCATCGCGCTGGGCGCGATCAGCGAGGCGTTCAACGACATCTACCCCGGGATCGTCGTCCAGGCGCTCATCGGCACGTTCGGTGTGTTCGCCGGCATGTTGGTGGTCTACAAGACCGGTGCCATCCGGGTCACCCCGAAGCTGACCCGCTGGGTCGTCGGTGCCCTCGTCGGCGCTCTGGTGCTCACGCTGGTCAACGTCCTGATGGGCCTGTTCACCAGCGGCGACCCGCTCGGCCTGCGCAACGGTGGCCCGGTGGCCATCGGCTTCAGCCTGCTCATGATCGGCATCGCGGCGTTCATGCTGCTGCTGGACTTCGACGCTGCCGACGAGGCCATCCGCCGCGGCGCCCCGCCGAAGTACGCCTGGTACATCGCCTTCGGCCTGCTCGTCACGGTCATCTGGCTGTACATGGAGATCCTGCGTCTCCTGTCGTACTTCCGCGAGTGA
- a CDS encoding SGNH/GDSL hydrolase family protein, whose amino-acid sequence MTRASRARRLATGAVYGGGGVGLAGAALVTLLREEARAARRTVQSHRTQADPPTGNGRYGRYAGSPIVMVMLGDSSAVGLGVSTAAYTPGVLIASALAELAERPVRLAKFAVSGATSNRLDAQVDRALAEHPDVAVVMIGANDVTSRTRPATSVRHLADAVRRLEDAGCKVVVGTCPDLGTIRPIRQPLRFLARRWSRNLAAAQTIAVVAAGGRTVSLGSVLGPTFATDRTMFSSDEFHPSAAGYAAAASVLLPSVADSLGVWPAALDRGLRLRRNTVRPIAQAAAKAAGRTGTEVQPTAVRGAGNARGPWARLRRRVPTEIVAADPAQVTTEPIGS is encoded by the coding sequence GTGACGCGAGCGAGCAGGGCTCGCCGGCTGGCGACCGGGGCCGTCTACGGCGGCGGCGGGGTCGGCCTGGCCGGGGCCGCACTGGTGACGCTGCTGCGCGAGGAGGCCCGGGCGGCCCGCCGCACGGTGCAGTCCCACCGCACCCAGGCCGACCCGCCCACCGGCAACGGCCGCTACGGCCGCTACGCGGGCAGCCCCATCGTCATGGTGATGCTCGGTGACTCCAGCGCCGTCGGGCTCGGGGTGTCCACCGCCGCGTACACCCCCGGGGTGCTCATCGCCTCGGCGCTGGCCGAGCTCGCCGAGCGACCCGTCCGGCTGGCCAAGTTCGCGGTGTCCGGGGCGACGTCGAACCGGCTGGACGCCCAGGTCGACCGGGCGCTGGCCGAGCACCCCGACGTCGCGGTGGTCATGATCGGCGCCAACGACGTCACCAGCCGCACCCGGCCGGCGACGTCGGTGCGGCACCTCGCCGACGCGGTCCGCCGGCTCGAGGACGCCGGCTGCAAGGTCGTCGTCGGCACCTGCCCGGACCTGGGCACGATCCGGCCGATCCGCCAGCCGCTCCGCTTCCTCGCCCGCCGGTGGAGCCGCAACCTGGCCGCCGCGCAGACCATCGCCGTCGTCGCCGCCGGGGGCCGCACGGTGTCGCTGGGCTCGGTGCTCGGCCCGACCTTCGCCACCGACCGGACGATGTTCAGCAGCGACGAGTTCCACCCCTCGGCCGCCGGGTACGCCGCAGCCGCCTCGGTGCTGCTGCCCTCGGTCGCCGACTCCCTCGGCGTCTGGCCGGCCGCGCTGGACCGCGGCCTGCGGCTGCGCCGCAACACCGTCCGCCCGATCGCGCAGGCCGCCGCCAAGGCCGCCGGCCGCACCGGCACCGAGGTACAGCCCACCGCCGTCCGCGGGGCCGGGAACGCGCGCGGCCCGTGGGCGCGGCTGCGCCGGCGGGTCCCGACCGAGATCGTCGCGGCCGACCCGGCGCAGGTGACCACGGAGCCCATCGGCTCCTGA
- a CDS encoding DUF2252 domain-containing protein produces the protein MAARVDLTPPNNRPDDDVRSQQIIDVLVDAFSDLMSADADAFRTKFRKMAADPFAFYRGSACLFYADMAALEDRWSDERTSRVWIQGDLHAENFGTYMDGEGRIVFDVNDFDEAYLGHLSWDLRRFAASFALLAWRKALADDVIGELLGMFLGSYLDQVEAFTRSDEDRSFALTRDNTEGAVHDVVLATTARTRIGLLDRVTVVERFERRFADLPRNRRLDDDERAEVLHALERWQGTVHPPRRKRDVAYGVKDVVGTGGFGIGSAGLPAYSVLIEGYDQALENDVVLSLKQGNVAAPSRIVRDPEISGYFEHHGHRTAVSQRALQANASQFLGHTEIGGVGFVVQELSPYESDLDWEDLTEPDEIATVLAQLGRATAKLHCVGDADSDHTLVPFQTEEALTELVGDRREQFVADLVEFAHSYARRTQEDHRLFVDAFRAGRIPGISSSGAHPTA, from the coding sequence GTGGCCGCCCGCGTTGACCTCACCCCTCCGAACAACCGCCCGGACGACGACGTCCGCAGCCAACAGATCATCGACGTGCTGGTCGACGCCTTCTCCGACCTGATGTCCGCTGATGCGGACGCCTTCCGGACCAAGTTCCGCAAGATGGCCGCCGACCCGTTCGCGTTCTACCGCGGCTCGGCGTGTCTGTTCTACGCCGACATGGCGGCGCTGGAGGACCGCTGGAGTGACGAGCGGACGTCCCGGGTGTGGATCCAGGGTGACCTGCACGCGGAGAACTTCGGCACCTACATGGACGGCGAGGGCCGCATCGTCTTCGACGTCAACGACTTCGACGAGGCCTACCTCGGCCACCTCAGCTGGGACCTGCGCCGGTTCGCGGCCAGCTTCGCGCTGCTCGCCTGGCGCAAGGCGCTCGCGGACGACGTGATCGGCGAGCTGCTCGGGATGTTCCTCGGCTCCTACCTCGACCAGGTCGAGGCCTTCACCCGGTCCGACGAGGACCGCTCCTTCGCCCTGACCCGGGACAACACCGAGGGCGCGGTGCACGACGTCGTGCTCGCCACGACGGCCCGCACCCGGATCGGCCTGCTCGACCGGGTCACGGTGGTGGAGCGCTTCGAGCGGCGCTTCGCCGACCTGCCGCGCAACCGCCGGCTTGACGACGACGAGCGCGCCGAGGTGCTGCACGCGCTCGAGCGCTGGCAGGGCACCGTGCACCCGCCGCGGCGCAAGCGGGACGTCGCCTACGGCGTGAAGGACGTCGTCGGCACCGGCGGCTTCGGGATCGGCAGCGCCGGGCTGCCCGCCTACAGCGTCTTGATCGAGGGCTACGACCAGGCGCTGGAGAACGACGTCGTCCTGTCGCTGAAGCAGGGCAACGTCGCAGCCCCCAGCCGGATCGTCCGCGACCCGGAGATCAGCGGCTACTTCGAGCACCACGGCCACCGGACGGCGGTCAGCCAGCGCGCGCTGCAGGCCAACGCCTCCCAGTTCCTGGGGCACACCGAGATCGGCGGCGTCGGCTTCGTGGTGCAGGAGCTGTCGCCCTACGAGAGCGACCTGGACTGGGAGGACCTCACCGAGCCTGACGAGATCGCCACCGTGCTCGCCCAGCTGGGCCGTGCCACGGCGAAGCTGCACTGCGTGGGCGACGCCGACAGCGACCACACCCTGGTGCCGTTCCAGACCGAGGAGGCGCTCACCGAGCTCGTCGGGGACCGCCGGGAGCAGTTCGTGGCCGACCTGGTGGAGTTCGCACACTCCTACGCCCGCCGGACGCAGGAGGACCACCGGTTGTTCGTCGACGCCTTCCGGGCCGGGCGCATCCCCGGCATCAGCTCCAGCGGGGCGCACCCCACCGCCTGA
- a CDS encoding GNAT family N-acetyltransferase, whose translation MSSEAPTGTITIEQVDAATTYPLRVQELRQGRPAEIDEDDAPYTFHLAARLESGEVVGVVRFHPRDCPWREGEGSWQLRGMATDPRVRGLGVGRALVAEGLSRVAARGGQLVWCDARGAAVGFYERIGFTPVTEEYDLRPVGPHRGMVIELPIR comes from the coding sequence GTGAGCAGCGAGGCACCCACCGGGACGATCACGATCGAGCAGGTCGACGCGGCGACCACGTACCCGCTGCGCGTGCAGGAGCTGCGCCAGGGCCGGCCCGCCGAGATCGACGAGGACGACGCCCCGTACACGTTCCACCTGGCTGCCCGGCTGGAGAGCGGCGAGGTGGTCGGCGTCGTCCGCTTCCACCCCCGCGACTGCCCGTGGCGGGAGGGCGAGGGGTCCTGGCAGCTGCGCGGGATGGCCACCGACCCGCGGGTGCGCGGCCTCGGCGTGGGCCGCGCGCTGGTGGCGGAAGGCCTGTCCCGGGTCGCTGCCCGCGGCGGGCAGCTGGTGTGGTGCGACGCCCGGGGTGCGGCCGTCGGGTTCTACGAGCGGATCGGCTTCACCCCCGTCACCGAGGAGTACGACCTGCGCCCCGTCGGGCCGCACCGCGGGATGGTCATCGAGCTGCCGATCCGCTGA
- a CDS encoding sigma 54-interacting transcriptional regulator, producing the protein MTDAAPQGTQSPTPPAPTTLGELRATGAAFRPVKAELRANLLARLAAGQTTLPGIVGFEDTVVPEVERALIAGHDLVLLGERGQGKTRLIRTLVGLLDEWTPVLVGSELNEHPLAPISVWGHRQVAEHGDATPVGWQHRSERFGEKLATPDTSVGDLIGDVDPIKVAEGRTLGDPETVHYGLVPRTNRGIFSINELPDLAERIQVALLNVLEERDIQIRGYRVRLPLDLLLVASANPEDYTNRGRIITPLKDRFGAEVRTHYPIELADEIRLLKQEAQTSWLGAGTDLDTPIVPEHLVEIVARFTRLVRESSQVDQRSGVSARFAIAGLETVAASAVRRAAVAGEARPVARVVDLPSIVPASRGKVEFADSGSDSDDDRDLEVLEHLLRQATAQTFRARCGGLDLTGLQEHFTGGDTVESGDLVPATRLLGQLGTVPNLAQLLGRLGVPEGEESAEQAAAAVEFALEGLWLTRRLAKDTDGSRTIYGA; encoded by the coding sequence GTGACGGACGCCGCACCGCAGGGGACCCAGTCCCCCACCCCTCCCGCTCCCACGACGCTCGGCGAGCTCCGCGCCACCGGCGCCGCCTTCCGCCCGGTCAAGGCCGAGCTCCGCGCCAACCTCCTCGCCCGGCTCGCCGCCGGACAGACCACCCTCCCGGGCATCGTCGGCTTCGAGGACACCGTCGTCCCCGAGGTCGAGCGTGCCCTCATCGCCGGCCACGACCTGGTGCTGCTCGGTGAGCGCGGCCAGGGCAAGACCCGCCTGATCCGCACCCTCGTCGGCCTGCTCGACGAGTGGACGCCGGTGCTCGTGGGCAGCGAGCTCAACGAGCACCCGCTGGCCCCGATCAGCGTCTGGGGGCACCGCCAGGTCGCCGAGCACGGCGACGCGACCCCGGTCGGCTGGCAGCACCGCAGCGAGCGGTTCGGGGAGAAGCTGGCCACCCCCGACACCAGCGTCGGTGACCTCATCGGCGACGTCGACCCGATCAAGGTCGCCGAGGGCCGCACCCTGGGCGACCCCGAGACCGTGCACTACGGCCTGGTGCCGCGCACCAACCGCGGCATCTTCAGCATCAACGAGCTGCCCGACCTGGCCGAGCGCATCCAGGTGGCACTGCTCAACGTGCTCGAGGAGCGCGACATCCAGATCCGCGGCTACCGCGTGCGGCTGCCGCTGGACCTGCTGCTGGTGGCCAGCGCCAACCCCGAGGACTACACGAACCGCGGGCGCATCATCACCCCGCTCAAGGACCGGTTCGGCGCCGAGGTCCGCACCCACTACCCGATCGAGCTGGCCGACGAGATCCGCCTGCTCAAGCAGGAGGCGCAGACCAGCTGGCTGGGCGCCGGCACCGACCTGGACACCCCGATCGTGCCCGAGCACCTGGTGGAGATCGTCGCCCGCTTCACCCGGCTGGTGCGCGAGTCCAGCCAGGTCGACCAGCGCTCCGGCGTCAGCGCCCGGTTCGCGATCGCCGGGCTGGAGACCGTCGCGGCCTCGGCCGTCCGGCGCGCCGCGGTGGCCGGTGAGGCGCGCCCGGTGGCCCGGGTCGTCGACCTCCCCAGCATCGTCCCGGCCAGCCGCGGCAAGGTCGAGTTCGCCGACTCCGGGTCCGACAGCGACGACGACCGCGACCTGGAGGTGCTCGAGCACCTGCTGCGGCAGGCCACCGCGCAGACCTTCCGGGCGCGCTGCGGCGGGCTGGACCTGACCGGCCTGCAGGAGCACTTCACCGGCGGCGACACCGTCGAGTCCGGTGACCTGGTGCCGGCCACCCGGCTGCTCGGCCAGCTGGGCACCGTGCCGAACCTGGCCCAGTTGCTGGGCCGGCTCGGGGTGCCCGAGGGCGAGGAGTCCGCCGAGCAGGCCGCCGCGGCCGTCGAGTTCGCGCTCGAGGGGCTGTGGCTGACCCGGCGGCTGGCCAAGGACACCGACGGCTCCCGCACGATCTACGGGGCCTGA
- the ilvA gene encoding threonine ammonia-lyase → MIAPGAVPLVSGADVEAAAVLLDGVVRRTPLEHSRALADRVGGPVWLKCENLQRAGSFKIRGAYTRIARLTDAERARGVVAASAGNHAQGVALAARELGAAATVFMPESAPLPKVAATRGYGAEARLGGATLTEAMVSAVEFAAATGKVFIHPFDHPDVIAGQGTVGLEVLEQCPEVATVVVCTGGGGLVSGMAAAVKARRPDVRVVAVQAAAAAAFPASLAAGHPVQLASMATMADGIAVAAPGDLTLAHVAGLVDDVVTVTEGDLSRALLFCLERAKLVVEPAGVAAVAAVLADPGAFAPPVVAVVSGGNIDPVLMMKVVQHGMTAAGRYLSLRVTVPDRPGSLAGLLRELAGLRANVLSVEHERTTPVLDLGEVLVGVHLETQGPDHARGVLAALSAAGYPVLVD, encoded by the coding sequence GTGATCGCACCCGGTGCAGTGCCCCTGGTCAGCGGCGCCGACGTCGAGGCGGCCGCCGTGCTGCTCGACGGCGTCGTCCGCCGCACCCCGCTCGAGCACTCCCGCGCGCTGGCCGACCGGGTCGGCGGGCCGGTGTGGCTCAAGTGCGAGAACCTGCAGCGGGCCGGGTCCTTCAAGATCCGCGGCGCGTACACCCGGATCGCCCGGCTCACCGACGCCGAGCGCGCCCGCGGGGTCGTCGCCGCCAGCGCCGGCAACCACGCGCAGGGCGTCGCGCTGGCCGCCCGCGAGCTGGGCGCCGCGGCGACGGTCTTCATGCCCGAGAGCGCGCCGCTGCCCAAGGTCGCCGCCACCCGCGGGTACGGCGCGGAGGCCCGGCTCGGCGGCGCGACCCTGACCGAGGCGATGGTCTCGGCGGTCGAGTTCGCCGCCGCCACCGGCAAGGTGTTCATCCACCCCTTCGACCACCCCGACGTCATCGCCGGGCAGGGCACGGTGGGCCTGGAGGTCCTCGAGCAGTGCCCCGAGGTGGCCACCGTCGTCGTCTGCACCGGCGGGGGCGGGCTGGTGTCGGGCATGGCGGCCGCGGTGAAGGCCCGCCGTCCCGACGTCCGGGTCGTCGCCGTGCAGGCCGCTGCGGCGGCCGCCTTCCCCGCCTCGCTGGCCGCCGGGCACCCGGTGCAGCTGGCGTCGATGGCCACCATGGCCGACGGCATCGCCGTCGCCGCGCCCGGCGACCTGACGCTGGCCCACGTCGCCGGCCTGGTCGACGACGTCGTGACCGTCACCGAGGGCGACCTGTCCCGGGCGCTGCTGTTCTGCCTCGAGCGGGCCAAGCTCGTCGTCGAGCCGGCCGGGGTCGCCGCGGTCGCGGCGGTGCTGGCGGACCCGGGCGCCTTCGCCCCGCCCGTGGTGGCGGTGGTCTCCGGCGGCAACATCGACCCGGTGCTGATGATGAAGGTCGTCCAGCACGGCATGACCGCCGCCGGTCGCTACCTCTCGTTGCGGGTGACGGTGCCCGACCGGCCCGGCTCGCTGGCCGGTCTGCTGCGCGAGCTCGCGGGGCTCCGGGCCAACGTGCTGTCCGTCGAGCACGAGCGGACGACGCCGGTGCTCGACCTCGGCGAGGTGCTGGTGGGCGTCCACCTGGAGACCCAGGGCCCCGACCACGCCCGCGGCGTGCTGGCCGCACTGTCGGCCGCCGGTTATCCGGTGCTCGTCGACTGA
- a CDS encoding ATP-binding cassette domain-containing protein, with protein sequence MNNAVVVEGLVKRFGENTALGGVDLTVSEGTVLGLLGPNGAGKTTVVRILSTLLRPDAGRAEVNGLDVVTQAGQVRATIGLTGQYAAVDEYLTGRENLEMVGRLYRLSARESRSRAGELLERFDLLDAAGRPAKTYSGGMRRRLDIAASLIARPRVLFLDEPTTGLDPRSRLGMWEFIADLVHDGTTILLTTQYLEEADRLADRMVVIDRGRVIARGTADELKAQVGGERLELTVRTAEQLAVVTDALRPLAHGELQADPQTRRLSVPVTGGTDTLAEALRRLSGVPAEILDVGLRRPDLDDVFLTLTGHSAEAAQPAAETAEHDPVSAGASR encoded by the coding sequence ATGAACAACGCCGTCGTCGTCGAGGGGCTGGTCAAGCGCTTCGGGGAGAACACCGCGCTCGGTGGGGTCGACCTCACCGTGTCCGAGGGCACCGTCCTCGGGCTGCTCGGTCCCAACGGGGCGGGCAAGACCACCGTCGTCCGGATCCTGAGCACCCTGCTGCGCCCCGACGCCGGCCGCGCCGAGGTCAACGGCCTCGACGTGGTCACCCAGGCCGGCCAGGTCCGCGCCACCATCGGGCTCACCGGCCAGTACGCCGCGGTCGACGAGTACCTGACCGGCCGGGAGAACCTGGAGATGGTCGGGCGGCTCTACCGGCTCAGCGCCAGGGAGTCCCGCAGCCGGGCCGGGGAGCTGCTGGAGCGCTTCGACCTCCTCGACGCCGCCGGCCGCCCGGCCAAGACCTACTCCGGCGGCATGCGGCGGCGGCTGGACATCGCCGCCTCGCTGATCGCCCGGCCGCGGGTGCTCTTCCTCGACGAGCCCACCACCGGCCTGGACCCGCGCAGCCGGCTGGGCATGTGGGAGTTCATCGCCGACCTGGTCCACGACGGGACGACGATCCTGCTCACCACCCAGTACCTGGAGGAGGCCGACCGCCTGGCCGACCGGATGGTGGTCATCGACCGCGGCCGGGTCATCGCCCGCGGCACCGCCGACGAGCTCAAGGCCCAGGTCGGCGGCGAGCGGCTGGAGCTCACCGTGCGCACGGCCGAGCAGCTGGCCGTCGTCACCGACGCGCTGCGGCCGCTGGCGCACGGTGAGCTGCAGGCCGACCCGCAGACCCGGCGGCTGTCGGTGCCGGTCACCGGTGGCACGGACACCCTCGCCGAGGCGCTGCGCCGGCTGTCCGGCGTCCCGGCCGAGATCCTGGACGTCGGGCTGCGCCGTCCCGACCTCGACGACGTCTTCCTCACCCTCACCGGCCACAGCGCCGAGGCCGCCCAACCGGCTGCCGAGACCGCCGAGCACGACCCCGTCAGCGCAGGAGCCTCCCGATGA
- a CDS encoding ABC transporter permease: MTTLAETVSDSIVITRRNLIKVRRVPDLIVAATLSPIMFVVLFRYVFGGAINLPDGITYAEFLLPGIFAQTVVFGSTITGASLADDMQKGLIDRFRSLPMSRSAVLIGRTVADLGLNAFSIIVMAVTGLVVGWRINSSIAEAVGGFLILLVFAYAISWLMALVGLLVRTPEVVNNASFIVIFPLTFIANTFVPLESFPSVLRRFAEWNPVSTVTQAARELFGNIPASAPEPAAWSLQHPVLYTLLWALAILAVFVPLSVRAYLRTSSR; encoded by the coding sequence ATGACCACCCTGGCCGAGACCGTCTCCGACAGCATCGTCATCACCCGGCGCAACCTGATCAAGGTCAGGCGGGTCCCCGACCTGATCGTGGCCGCGACGCTGTCGCCGATCATGTTCGTGGTGCTCTTCCGCTACGTCTTCGGCGGCGCGATCAACCTGCCCGACGGCATCACCTACGCGGAGTTCCTGCTGCCGGGCATCTTCGCCCAGACGGTGGTCTTCGGGTCCACCATCACCGGCGCGAGCCTCGCCGACGACATGCAGAAGGGGCTCATCGACCGGTTCCGCTCGCTGCCGATGTCCCGCTCGGCGGTGCTCATCGGCCGCACGGTCGCCGACCTCGGGCTCAACGCCTTCTCCATCATCGTGATGGCGGTGACCGGGCTGGTGGTGGGCTGGCGGATCAACAGCTCGATCGCCGAGGCGGTCGGCGGGTTCCTCATCCTGCTGGTGTTCGCCTACGCGATCTCCTGGCTGATGGCGCTGGTCGGGCTGCTGGTGCGCACGCCGGAGGTGGTCAACAACGCCAGCTTCATCGTGATCTTCCCGCTGACGTTCATCGCCAACACCTTCGTGCCGCTGGAGAGCTTCCCCTCGGTGCTGCGGCGCTTCGCGGAGTGGAACCCGGTCTCCACGGTCACCCAGGCCGCCCGCGAGCTGTTCGGCAACATCCCGGCCAGCGCGCCGGAGCCCGCGGCCTGGTCGCTGCAGCACCCGGTGCTCTACACGCTGCTGTGGGCCCTGGCGATCCTCGCGGTGTTCGTCCCGCTGTCGGTGCGGGCCTACCTGCGCACGTCCTCCCGCTGA